One Bacillus sp. 1780r2a1 DNA segment encodes these proteins:
- a CDS encoding long-chain fatty acid--CoA ligase codes for MMNVQLTIPSMMERAETFFKKKQVVSRSTKGMERFTYEETGKRTRKLSSMLIELGVERGDRVGTFAWNHHRHLEAYFAIPGIGAVLHTINIRLDPQQIIYVINHAKDKVLLIDECFLPLFEKIHQELPHVEAYIIMSDEHSLPESSVKPIYHYEELLKRGDETFAFLSDIQEEEPAGICYTSATTGKPKGVVYSHRGIYLHCMALGLRDGAELSEADIAMPVVPMFHVNAWGLPFAAVWLGTTLVMPGAFFTPAILAEMIQNEKVTIAAGVPTIWLGLLQELEKGEYDTSHVRAFLCGGSAAPPSVIQRFEEKFNIPFMHAYGMTETSPLVTISRLKSYQEEKSAPERLALKAKQGFLVPGVEMKVIGQTGEVAWDGNEMGELLLRGPWIASEYYEDERTSEAFRDGWLYTGDVVTVDEEGFIKIVDRTKDLIKSGGEWISSVDIENALMGHEGVFEASVIAVPHEKWQERPVACVVLKEGYVAQVTKEDIITFLEPQFAKWWLPDDVIFMDEIPKTTVGKFLKRALREQVLERYELKG; via the coding sequence ATGATGAATGTACAATTAACGATTCCTTCAATGATGGAGCGAGCGGAGACGTTTTTTAAGAAAAAGCAGGTTGTTTCAAGATCCACAAAAGGGATGGAGCGTTTTACCTATGAGGAAACGGGAAAAAGAACGCGAAAACTCTCTTCCATGCTAATAGAGCTGGGAGTAGAACGAGGTGACCGTGTTGGAACGTTTGCTTGGAATCATCATCGCCATTTAGAAGCTTATTTTGCAATTCCAGGAATTGGTGCTGTACTGCACACCATTAATATTCGCTTAGATCCTCAGCAAATCATTTATGTCATTAACCATGCAAAAGATAAAGTACTTTTGATTGATGAGTGCTTTTTACCGCTCTTTGAAAAAATCCACCAAGAACTACCTCACGTAGAAGCCTATATTATTATGTCTGACGAACACTCGCTGCCTGAAAGTAGTGTAAAGCCAATTTATCATTATGAAGAGCTGCTGAAGCGAGGAGACGAAACGTTTGCTTTTCTTTCAGATATTCAAGAAGAAGAGCCCGCAGGAATCTGCTACACTTCCGCTACTACAGGTAAGCCAAAAGGAGTTGTTTATTCACATCGAGGCATTTATTTGCACTGCATGGCACTCGGATTAAGAGATGGTGCAGAGCTGTCTGAAGCTGATATTGCTATGCCGGTAGTTCCGATGTTCCACGTTAATGCATGGGGCTTACCGTTTGCTGCTGTGTGGCTTGGCACAACGCTGGTAATGCCAGGAGCTTTTTTTACTCCGGCTATCTTAGCGGAGATGATTCAAAACGAAAAAGTAACGATTGCAGCTGGAGTACCAACAATATGGTTAGGTTTACTGCAAGAGCTTGAAAAAGGCGAATATGATACCAGTCATGTGCGTGCGTTTTTATGTGGAGGATCTGCGGCACCACCGAGCGTTATTCAACGCTTTGAAGAAAAGTTTAATATTCCCTTTATGCATGCGTACGGTATGACAGAAACCAGTCCGCTTGTCACGATATCTAGGTTAAAGAGCTATCAAGAAGAGAAGTCTGCTCCTGAGAGGTTAGCATTAAAGGCTAAGCAGGGGTTTCTTGTTCCTGGAGTTGAAATGAAAGTAATCGGTCAGACCGGAGAAGTAGCTTGGGATGGTAATGAAATGGGAGAGCTCTTGCTCAGAGGGCCTTGGATTGCTTCGGAATACTACGAAGATGAACGTACGAGCGAAGCGTTTAGAGATGGCTGGCTATATACAGGAGACGTGGTTACGGTTGATGAAGAAGGTTTTATTAAAATTGTTGACCGTACAAAAGATTTAATTAAAAGTGGTGGAGAATGGATTTCATCAGTGGACATTGAGAATGCACTGATGGGGCATGAAGGGGTCTTTGAAGCATCAGTTATTGCTGTGCCCCATGAAAAATGGCAGGAACGTCCAGTAGCTTGTGTTGTTTTAAAGGAAGGATATGTAGCACAAGTAACTAAAGAAGATATCATCACCTTCCTTGAGCCACAATTTGCGAAGTGGTGGCTTCCGGATGATGTGATTTTTATGGACGAAATTCCGAAAACAACCGTGGGCAAATTTCTAAAACGAGCACTTCGTGAACAAGTACTAGAACGCTATGAATTGAAAGGGTGA
- a CDS encoding enoyl-CoA hydratase produces MTVNLKVVELEVKERVAILSLNRPESLNALNVEVLQQLVQCLKEVEESQTDIVVLQGKGNVFSAGGDIKMMLDPNRADSFNKVMDLINEVTVRLYALPQLTISAIHGAAAGLGLSIALASDYVIAQRDAKIAMNFIGIGLIPDGGGHFLLAKRLGNHRAKQLIWQGETLSAEKAYEIGIIDEVKEGDLAKHVEDYVSYWLKKPALALKETKRIFVETSIEELKTVLQLEKRSQFRMSQSDDHQEGIEAFLAKRLPVFNQRSKDISEN; encoded by the coding sequence ATGACTGTAAATTTAAAAGTTGTTGAATTAGAAGTGAAAGAACGTGTAGCTATTTTATCTTTAAATCGACCAGAATCATTAAATGCGCTTAATGTAGAAGTGCTGCAGCAGCTTGTTCAATGCTTAAAAGAAGTGGAAGAGAGTCAAACTGATATTGTCGTCTTACAGGGGAAAGGAAACGTATTTTCAGCAGGTGGCGATATCAAAATGATGCTAGATCCAAACAGAGCGGATTCGTTTAATAAAGTAATGGATTTAATCAATGAAGTGACGGTAAGGTTATATGCCCTTCCGCAGCTTACCATCAGCGCTATTCACGGAGCAGCAGCTGGCTTAGGGCTTAGCATTGCGCTAGCGAGTGATTATGTGATTGCGCAAAGAGATGCGAAGATTGCTATGAATTTTATTGGAATTGGGCTTATTCCAGATGGAGGAGGCCACTTCTTACTAGCAAAACGTCTCGGTAATCACCGCGCAAAACAGCTTATTTGGCAGGGCGAAACGCTATCAGCAGAAAAAGCGTATGAAATTGGGATAATTGATGAAGTAAAAGAAGGAGATTTGGCGAAGCATGTAGAAGATTATGTTTCATACTGGCTCAAAAAGCCAGCGCTTGCTTTAAAAGAGACGAAACGAATTTTCGTTGAAACGTCAATTGAAGAGCTGAAGACTGTATTACAGTTAGAGAAAAGAAGTCAGTTTAGAATGAGCCAAAGTGATGATCATCAAGAGGGGATTGAAGCATTTTTGGCGAAACGTTTGCCGGTGTTTAATCAGCGTTCAAAAGATATTTCCGAAAATTAA
- a CDS encoding HU family DNA-binding protein, which yields MNKTDLVNAVASKSELTKADASKAVDALLDTISTTLGQGEKIQLIGFGTFEVRERAARTGRNPQTGEEMQIPASKVPAFKAGKELKEAVK from the coding sequence ATGAATAAAACAGATTTAGTAAATGCAGTAGCTTCAAAATCGGAATTAACAAAAGCAGACGCATCAAAAGCAGTAGATGCACTATTAGACACAATTTCTACAACATTAGGTCAAGGTGAAAAAATTCAGCTTATCGGTTTTGGTACATTTGAAGTTCGTGAGCGTGCAGCTCGTACAGGACGCAACCCACAAACTGGTGAAGAAATGCAAATCCCAGCTTCTAAAGTACCAGCATTTAAAGCAGGTAAAGAACTAAAAGAAGCTGTAAAGTAA
- a CDS encoding ABC transporter ATP-binding protein, whose product MSLLLTDVSKQYGSFTAVNNLSLHIPKGEIFGFLGANGAGKTTTFRMVLGLIEQSAGIITWNDAPITYETSNIVGYLPEERGLYPKLKVRDQLVYLGKLRGMNKNAILTEMDYWLKRFNVPDYANKKVEELSKGNQQKIQFIASVIHRPELLILDEPFSGLDPVNVELLKSAVIDLKERGTTIVFSSHRMEHVEELCEHLCIMHHGRPVVHGKLGDIKRSFGKKNVIVHGEGPFERLEAVDGVVKMKQTVEGVNLQIENEGVSQAIFKELNDFSFVRKFIVEEPSLNDIFIEKVGASYE is encoded by the coding sequence ATGTCTCTGTTATTGACGGATGTGTCAAAGCAATACGGCTCATTTACAGCCGTAAACAATTTATCGTTACATATTCCAAAAGGTGAGATATTTGGATTTTTAGGAGCTAATGGTGCAGGAAAAACAACAACGTTTCGAATGGTATTAGGCTTGATTGAACAATCAGCGGGAATTATTACGTGGAATGATGCACCAATTACATACGAAACAAGTAATATCGTGGGTTATTTACCCGAAGAGAGAGGGCTATACCCGAAATTAAAAGTACGAGATCAGCTTGTTTATCTTGGTAAACTAAGAGGGATGAACAAGAATGCTATTTTAACAGAAATGGATTATTGGTTGAAGCGTTTTAACGTACCTGACTATGCGAATAAAAAGGTAGAAGAACTATCAAAAGGAAATCAACAAAAAATTCAGTTCATCGCGTCAGTTATTCACCGTCCAGAACTTCTGATTTTAGATGAACCGTTTAGCGGACTGGATCCGGTGAATGTTGAGCTTCTTAAGTCAGCGGTTATTGACTTAAAAGAGAGAGGAACAACAATCGTCTTTTCAAGCCACCGTATGGAACACGTGGAAGAACTTTGTGAGCATTTATGCATCATGCACCATGGTCGACCTGTTGTACACGGTAAGCTAGGAGACATTAAACGTTCTTTTGGTAAGAAGAATGTTATTGTACATGGAGAAGGTCCATTTGAACGCTTAGAAGCTGTTGATGGAGTTGTCAAAATGAAACAAACGGTTGAAGGTGTTAATCTGCAAATTGAGAATGAAGGCGTGTCCCAAGCCATTTTTAAAGAGCTGAATGACTTTTCGTTTGTGCGAAAATTTATTGTAGAAGAGCCTTCTCTAAATGATATTTTCATTGAAAAGGTAGGTGCTTCTTATGAATAA
- a CDS encoding ABC transporter permease, which translates to MNKFWIIVAHTYLNKLKTKSFIITTAITVLLLLGITNLDTIIKAFDNDEQTTVGVLSESEETYSAFKENMKLIDEDLALKEIKSESEAKKQVKDEEIEGYIQLSINSEELPQGVYKSNSLAESAVVTSLQQGLQQMKVAYATQKVDLDPQQIEEIYSPVAFEKEALVDNAKTEEELNQARGLVYVLLFVIYFSVIMYGSMIAMEVATEKSSRVMEILVSSVSPVKQMFAKIAGIALLSLTQFTIIAAVGYTSLQGSSSELSEFLGFSDVPIQTFVYAFIFFILGYLLFATLAAFLGSLVSRIEDVQQMITPMTLVIVAAFMIAMFGLGKPDASFITITSFIPFFAPMIMFLRVGMLTVPAWEIALSIGLLVATIGLLAVFGARVYRGGVLMYGKSSSFKDIKKALQLTKKESIKK; encoded by the coding sequence ATGAATAAATTTTGGATCATCGTAGCGCATACGTACTTAAACAAGCTTAAGACAAAATCGTTTATCATTACGACTGCCATTACAGTCCTGCTTTTATTAGGAATTACGAACTTAGATACAATTATTAAAGCATTTGATAATGACGAGCAAACGACTGTGGGAGTTCTGAGTGAATCCGAAGAGACGTACAGCGCATTCAAGGAAAATATGAAACTCATTGATGAAGATTTAGCGCTAAAAGAAATTAAGTCGGAGTCAGAAGCGAAGAAACAGGTCAAGGACGAAGAGATTGAAGGGTATATTCAGCTATCAATTAATAGTGAAGAGTTACCACAAGGTGTTTACAAGTCCAATTCTTTAGCAGAATCTGCAGTTGTGACTTCATTACAACAAGGTCTTCAACAAATGAAAGTTGCTTATGCTACTCAGAAAGTTGATTTAGATCCTCAGCAGATTGAAGAGATTTATAGTCCCGTTGCATTTGAAAAAGAAGCGTTAGTGGATAATGCGAAAACAGAGGAAGAGCTGAATCAAGCTAGGGGACTTGTGTACGTCTTACTGTTCGTTATTTATTTCTCCGTTATTATGTACGGCAGCATGATTGCGATGGAAGTTGCGACTGAAAAGTCATCAAGAGTGATGGAAATTCTTGTATCCAGCGTTTCACCCGTAAAGCAAATGTTTGCAAAAATTGCAGGGATCGCGCTGCTAAGCTTGACTCAGTTTACAATTATTGCTGCGGTTGGCTATACGTCTTTACAAGGAAGTTCCAGCGAACTCTCTGAATTCCTAGGATTTTCAGATGTACCGATTCAGACGTTTGTGTATGCTTTCATTTTCTTCATCTTAGGCTATCTCTTATTTGCAACGCTAGCTGCGTTTTTAGGCTCTCTGGTTAGCCGTATTGAAGATGTACAGCAAATGATTACGCCAATGACGCTTGTTATTGTAGCGGCATTTATGATTGCTATGTTCGGTTTAGGAAAGCCTGATGCATCATTTATTACCATCACGTCATTTATTCCGTTTTTTGCGCCGATGATCATGTTTTTACGCGTTGGAATGCTAACAGTGCCTGCATGGGAAATTGCGCTTTCCATTGGCTTACTCGTTGCGACAATCGGCTTGTTAGCTGTGTTTGGTGCTCGAGTTTATCGAGGTGGCGTTTTAATGTACGGAAAATCTTCATCGTTTAAAGATATTAAAAAAGCACTTCAGCTAACAAAGAAAGAATCTATAAAGAAATAA
- the yhaM gene encoding 3'-5' exoribonuclease YhaM, with protein MAKGIGQHEVGEQVDLYFLIKSSTRGIASNGKPFLTVILQDKTGDIEAKLWDVSPEDEETYAAEKIVKVAGEVMNYRGRNQLKVRNIRPAQPQDGVRVSDFLEVAPLSREEMVEYITQSIFEMKNSNIQRMTRHLLNKYQSEFLEYPAATKNHHEFVSGLAYHVVSMLKLAKAFADLYPSLNRDLLYSGVILHDLGKVFELSGPVSTTYTVQGNLLGHISIMVNEIGKTAEELGIEGEEVMLLQHMVLSHHGKEEWGSPKKPLIKEAEMLHLIDNVDAKMNMLDRALDKTKPGEYTERIFALDNRSFYKPTAE; from the coding sequence ATGGCAAAAGGAATCGGCCAGCATGAAGTAGGCGAACAAGTGGATTTATACTTTTTAATAAAATCGTCAACAAGAGGAATCGCAAGTAACGGAAAGCCGTTTTTGACAGTGATCTTACAAGATAAAACAGGCGATATTGAAGCGAAGTTATGGGATGTATCTCCTGAAGACGAAGAAACGTATGCTGCAGAAAAAATCGTAAAGGTTGCAGGGGAAGTAATGAACTATCGCGGTAGAAACCAGTTGAAGGTGCGTAATATTCGCCCCGCACAGCCGCAAGATGGAGTTCGAGTTTCTGACTTTCTAGAAGTAGCACCGTTATCTCGTGAAGAGATGGTTGAATATATTACGCAAAGCATCTTTGAAATGAAAAATTCTAATATTCAACGCATGACTCGTCATTTATTAAATAAGTATCAGTCGGAGTTCTTAGAATATCCAGCGGCAACGAAAAATCATCATGAGTTTGTTTCAGGTTTAGCTTATCACGTTGTCTCGATGCTTAAGCTTGCTAAAGCGTTTGCTGACTTATATCCATCGTTAAATCGAGATTTATTATACTCTGGGGTTATTTTACATGATCTAGGGAAAGTATTTGAGCTTTCTGGACCTGTTTCAACAACATATACAGTTCAAGGAAACTTATTGGGGCATATATCAATTATGGTGAATGAAATTGGGAAAACTGCTGAAGAATTAGGCATTGAGGGCGAAGAAGTTATGCTTCTTCAGCATATGGTTTTATCTCATCACGGGAAAGAAGAGTGGGGGAGCCCTAAAAAGCCCCTTATTAAAGAAGCAGAAATGTTACATTTAATTGATAACGTTGATGCTAAAATGAATATGTTAGATCGAGCTTTAGACAAAACAAAGCCAGGTGAGTATACAGAGCGTATCTTTGCATTAGATAATCGATCTTTTTATAAACCAACAGCCGAATAA
- a CDS encoding sporulation YhaL family protein, translating to MVTLPIWIYLVVAGIFFSGFMAIRSAQQEKQIDESFIEKEGQIFIDRMNVEKERREGNSI from the coding sequence ATGGTAACATTACCGATTTGGATTTATTTAGTTGTAGCAGGTATCTTTTTTAGTGGATTTATGGCCATTCGCTCTGCACAGCAAGAAAAGCAAATTGATGAGTCATTTATTGAAAAGGAAGGTCAGATTTTTATTGACCGGATGAATGTAGAAAAAGAGCGCCGTGAAGGAAATTCAATCTAA
- a CDS encoding peptidylprolyl isomerase has product MKKSLIALSTAASIVALSACSSDASESKGDSAKVIVETDAGNVTQGELYEEMKNLIGQDQFNTLVRNVVDEKVLSEKYKITDKELDQELDNLREQYGDQIDQAIEQNGEDSVKDMLKVDLLRDKVATADIKVSEKELKEAYEAKKPEIKASHILVEDEKTAKEVKAKLDKGEDFAKLAKEYSTDTGSAEKGGDLGYFGAGEMVEAFETAAYKLKKGEISEPVKSDYGYHIIKLEDKKKLASFEDMKADLEQEIKRSKVDQAKLEEKLLKELEDANVNVKDKKVEPAFEKADNANSQG; this is encoded by the coding sequence ATGAAAAAAAGCTTAATTGCGCTATCAACTGCTGCAAGCATCGTGGCATTATCAGCTTGTAGTAGCGATGCTTCAGAATCAAAAGGTGACTCAGCAAAAGTAATTGTTGAAACTGATGCAGGAAACGTTACTCAAGGTGAACTATATGAGGAAATGAAGAATTTAATTGGTCAAGACCAATTCAATACTTTAGTGCGCAATGTAGTAGATGAAAAAGTACTTAGCGAAAAATATAAAATTACTGATAAAGAACTTGATCAAGAGTTAGACAACCTTCGTGAACAATACGGAGATCAAATTGACCAAGCTATTGAGCAAAACGGTGAAGATTCCGTAAAGGACATGCTTAAAGTTGATCTTTTACGTGACAAAGTAGCAACAGCTGATATTAAAGTATCAGAAAAGGAATTAAAGGAAGCATATGAAGCAAAAAAACCTGAAATTAAAGCTAGTCACATTCTAGTTGAAGATGAAAAAACAGCAAAAGAAGTAAAAGCCAAGCTTGATAAAGGCGAAGATTTTGCGAAATTAGCGAAGGAATATTCAACTGATACAGGTTCTGCTGAAAAAGGTGGAGACCTTGGATATTTTGGTGCTGGGGAAATGGTAGAAGCGTTTGAAACTGCTGCTTATAAGCTTAAAAAAGGCGAAATTAGTGAACCAGTTAAATCAGATTACGGCTACCACATTATTAAATTGGAAGATAAAAAGAAATTGGCTTCTTTTGAGGACATGAAAGCTGACTTGGAACAAGAAATCAAACGTTCAAAAGTTGACCAAGCTAAGCTTGAAGAAAAGCTTTTAAAAGAGCTTGAAGATGCAAATGTGAATGTAAAAGATAAAAAAGTTGAGCCTGCGTTTGAAAAAGCAGATAACGCAAATTCTCAGGGTTAA
- a CDS encoding YjcZ family sporulation protein encodes MSNGYGYGNGFALLVVLFILLVIIGCACYY; translated from the coding sequence ATGAGTAATGGATATGGATATGGAAACGGTTTTGCGTTATTAGTTGTGTTATTTATTTTATTAGTAATTATCGGATGTGCTTGTTACTACTAA
- a CDS encoding YjcZ family sporulation protein, translating to MGKHGYGNGFALIVVLFILLVIIGYGLAY from the coding sequence ATGGGTAAACATGGATATGGAAACGGCTTTGCTTTAATTGTAGTCCTGTTTATTTTACTAGTAATCATCGGCTATGGCTTAGCATACTAA
- a CDS encoding YhaI family protein, with the protein METLESKVSRLEYYIKLLAGTPEQEAKPFIELVVKEELTRREVEDVLLLCEEIKEVYIEQKAEGLTDFVPLLTQFVGMLNYKLDPQETIESLVNQSSYQDVMTELFNIVQWIRD; encoded by the coding sequence ATGGAAACTTTAGAATCTAAAGTGTCACGTTTAGAATATTACATAAAACTGCTAGCTGGAACGCCTGAACAAGAAGCAAAGCCATTTATTGAGCTCGTTGTTAAAGAAGAGCTGACGAGAAGAGAAGTAGAAGATGTTTTACTTCTATGCGAAGAAATTAAAGAGGTGTACATTGAGCAAAAAGCGGAAGGCTTAACTGACTTCGTTCCGCTTCTTACACAATTTGTTGGAATGCTTAATTATAAGCTGGACCCGCAAGAAACAATCGAGTCTTTGGTGAATCAAAGCTCGTATCAAGACGTAATGACAGAGCTTTTTAATATCGTGCAATGGATTCGTGACTAG
- a CDS encoding HTH-type transcriptional regulator Hpr: MKKTSDQVYDLKEALLFSQRIAQLSKALWKTVEKDWQQWIKPYDLNINEHHILWISYHLNGASISEIAKFGVMHVSTAFNFSKKLEERGLLEFSKKETDKRNTYIQLTQKGEDILLALMESYKPSENSVFNGALPLRNLYGKFPEFMELMTVIRKIYGEDFMDIFERSFHHIEEEFVDNDGKLEKKEKIVTDQKESISN, translated from the coding sequence ATGAAAAAGACAAGTGATCAAGTATACGATTTAAAAGAAGCACTCTTATTTAGCCAACGTATTGCCCAATTAAGCAAAGCACTGTGGAAGACCGTAGAAAAAGATTGGCAGCAGTGGATTAAGCCCTATGACTTAAATATTAACGAGCATCATATTCTATGGATTTCGTATCATTTAAACGGGGCATCAATTTCAGAGATTGCAAAGTTTGGCGTAATGCATGTTTCAACAGCGTTTAATTTTTCTAAAAAGTTAGAAGAAAGAGGATTGTTGGAATTTTCAAAAAAAGAAACCGATAAACGCAACACTTACATTCAATTAACGCAAAAAGGCGAAGATATTTTACTAGCTTTAATGGAAAGCTACAAGCCATCCGAAAACTCTGTATTTAATGGTGCTCTTCCTCTTCGAAACTTGTATGGCAAATTTCCAGAGTTTATGGAACTAATGACCGTAATTCGTAAAATTTACGGAGAAGACTTCATGGATATTTTCGAACGCTCATTTCATCACATTGAAGAAGAGTTCGTTGATAACGATGGCAAATTAGAAAAAAAAGAAAAAATCGTGACTGATCAAAAAGAAAGCATTTCTAATTAA
- a CDS encoding YtxH domain-containing protein, whose amino-acid sequence MKRTTSLVTGIAAGSIAAAAATLLLAPTSGKILRQRIAEESHQVKETTEDISGKIKHLKAQIQTTAQDGNTIVKNIAKDLSKTLNEFQKDIRPHQQSIQSHLNEIEDSLSHLEKHIQTAKSEAK is encoded by the coding sequence ATGAAACGTACTACTTCACTTGTTACAGGCATCGCGGCTGGGAGCATTGCCGCAGCCGCTGCAACACTTTTATTAGCCCCAACCTCAGGTAAAATATTACGCCAACGTATTGCAGAAGAAAGTCATCAAGTAAAAGAAACAACAGAAGACATCTCTGGAAAGATTAAGCACCTTAAAGCGCAGATTCAAACGACTGCTCAAGATGGAAATACTATAGTGAAAAATATCGCAAAAGACCTTTCAAAAACGCTTAACGAATTTCAAAAAGACATTCGTCCACACCAGCAGTCCATCCAATCACACTTAAACGAAATTGAAGACTCACTTTCACACCTAGAAAAGCACATACAAACAGCTAAATCTGAAGCAAAATAA
- a CDS encoding tryptophan transporter: MNTKTLVSLSLLVGIGAVLHAIMPPVLFGMKPDMMLTMMFLGILLFPGVKNVLLLGLTTGAISALTTGFPGGQVPNIIDKPITAFIIFGLLLLVRNITTVKTPVAAVLTAVGTLVSGIIFLTSAALIVGLPGGLMALIAGVVLPATVVNTIVMVVVYPIVNSVLKRTSISAKVS, encoded by the coding sequence ATGAACACAAAAACATTAGTATCACTATCTTTATTAGTTGGAATTGGTGCCGTACTGCATGCGATTATGCCACCTGTCTTGTTTGGTATGAAACCAGACATGATGTTAACCATGATGTTCTTAGGTATTTTACTATTTCCTGGGGTCAAAAACGTTTTACTACTCGGATTAACAACGGGTGCTATTTCTGCCTTAACAACAGGATTTCCTGGTGGACAAGTGCCAAATATCATTGATAAACCAATCACTGCTTTTATCATTTTTGGTTTATTACTTCTTGTTCGTAACATTACAACAGTGAAGACACCTGTAGCTGCCGTTCTAACAGCGGTTGGCACACTTGTATCAGGCATTATTTTCTTGACATCAGCAGCACTTATTGTTGGTTTACCAGGTGGTTTAATGGCTCTGATTGCAGGCGTTGTGTTACCTGCAACGGTTGTAAATACCATTGTTATGGTTGTGGTGTATCCAATCGTAAACTCTGTACTAAAGCGCACAAGTATTTCAGCAAAAGTATCATGA
- the serC gene encoding 3-phosphoserine/phosphohydroxythreonine transaminase has translation MSVKRAYNFNAGPSALPLPVLQLAQQELTDFKGTGMSVMELSHRSKEFEDVLNHAKETLTELLSIPDTHEILFLQGGASLQFSMIPMNFLGKDQVGAFVLTGAWSEKALKEAKKVGETTVIASTKEENYRSIPVLDRSELPSNTAYLHITSNNTIFGTQWTEYPEFENVDLIADMSSDILCRPIDVSKFSLIYAGAQKNLGPSGVTVVIIKKDLLKRIPANLPTMLDYNTHIKSNSLYNTPPTFGIYMLSLVLDWIKEQGGVTAVAENNKKKAELIYSSIDNSNGFYTPHATNDSRSLMNVTFTLPNEELTAAFLAQSKEKGFVGLAGHRSVGGCRASIYNAVPLEACQALAAFMDEFASVHA, from the coding sequence ATTTCAGTAAAACGAGCTTACAATTTTAACGCAGGACCATCTGCACTTCCCCTACCTGTCTTACAACTCGCACAACAAGAGCTAACGGATTTTAAAGGAACAGGCATGTCCGTGATGGAGCTATCGCATCGTAGTAAAGAATTTGAAGATGTTTTGAACCATGCAAAAGAAACATTAACAGAACTGCTTTCAATTCCAGACACACACGAAATTTTATTTTTACAAGGCGGAGCTAGCCTGCAGTTTTCAATGATTCCAATGAACTTTTTAGGAAAAGATCAAGTAGGAGCATTTGTATTGACTGGTGCTTGGTCAGAAAAAGCATTAAAGGAAGCTAAAAAAGTGGGTGAAACAACGGTTATCGCGTCTACAAAAGAAGAAAATTACCGTTCAATCCCAGTGCTAGATCGCAGTGAATTGCCTTCAAACACGGCGTATCTACATATCACATCTAATAATACAATCTTTGGCACACAGTGGACTGAATATCCTGAGTTTGAAAATGTCGATTTAATTGCGGATATGTCCAGTGATATTTTATGTCGTCCAATTGATGTATCAAAGTTCTCCTTAATCTATGCTGGTGCTCAAAAAAATCTAGGTCCGTCTGGCGTAACCGTTGTTATTATAAAAAAAGACTTGTTAAAGCGCATCCCAGCAAACTTACCAACTATGCTCGATTATAATACACATATTAAAAGCAACTCATTATATAACACGCCTCCGACGTTTGGTATTTACATGCTATCTCTTGTTTTAGACTGGATCAAAGAACAAGGTGGCGTCACAGCAGTTGCAGAAAACAATAAGAAAAAAGCAGAGTTAATCTACTCTAGCATCGACAACTCAAATGGCTTTTACACACCGCATGCAACAAATGATAGCCGTTCCCTAATGAACGTGACGTTTACTTTACCAAATGAAGAATTAACAGCTGCTTTCTTAGCACAGTCAAAGGAAAAAGGCTTTGTTGGCTTAGCGGGACACCGTTCTGTAGGAGGCTGCCGTGCTTCTATTTATAACGCTGTTCCACTAGAAGCATGTCAAGCATTAGCGGCATTTATGGATGAATTTGCATCCGTTCACGCGTAA